In Acidobacteriota bacterium, the DNA window GATTGTCGGTCTTGATCCCCGCCGCCATGGCGGTCCCGGAAGCAGCGCTGTCGGTGACGGCGTTGTTGGAGGAGTAGGTGGTTACCCACCCGACCTCCGGCAACTGCTCAAGGGTCAGCCGCTCCCCCGGCTCCAGGAGAGCCCAGCGCGCGAGGGCAATGGCTGCCGGCCCCATGCCGTCACCGATCATGAAGATCACCGAAGCGGGCTTTTCCTCTTCCGGCTGACCGCACCCCCCCTGGGGGATCAGGAGCAGCGGCAAGAGCAACGCCGCAAGGGGCAGAAGACGAGAACGAAGGCATCGCATCATGATGTTGGATCTCCGCAGTTGTTGGGCCACCGGGCGAGTTGGCGGAAGGCTGGGCCAGGTCGAAGTCTTGGGCTGGTGGATTTCTCTGGGCTCGTGGTTTTCTCTGGGCCAAGGCCTGAAAGGTCCAGTATCGAGCATCCCGCGCCACCATCGCCACCCCACGGCCCGACTGTCGCAGAATTGTGAATCTGCAGCCCCAGTCGCCGGGCTTCAAGCCGCCGGGCTTCAGGCCGCCGGGCTTCAGAATGCTGGGCTTCAGGGCCCCGGGGTACTCGCGGTCTCCGATTCCGTGGCCGGCTCCGGCTCCGAGCTTCCGCCCCATCGAGCCGCAAAGCGCCGCATCACGCCACTGCGCCGGCGACCGTCGGAGGTGATGACGAAACCCGCCGCCTCCACCGATGCCTCGGTGCAGCGATTGGGGCGACAGCCTCCCGCAACCCGGGTCCACAGCGGCTGAGACCAATCCTGGAGCTTGCCGAGGACCGGGTGCTCGGAGCGCACGTGCTCCATCATTCGCAGCTCGCCGCCGGGCCGCAGCACCCTCCCCACCTCCGCCAGGGCGATGTCGGGGTCGTCGACACTGCAGAAGACCAGCGCGCTGACCACCGTGTCGAAGTGCTCCTCGGCAAAAGGCAGCTCTTCGGCTCGGCCCAGCACCAGGACCGCCCCGGGAGCCCGTCGCCGTGCCACCAGCAGCATGGTCCAATCCGGCTCCAAGGCCACGACTCGAGTCTCTGCGTCGTAGTGGGGAAGATTCCGGCCGCTGCCACAGCCGACTTCCAGGACCCGGTCGCCGGCTCCTCCAGCGACCCAGGCTCGCCAGCGGGCGAGACCTCGCCACTCGGAGATCGCCATCATGGCGTCGTATAGCCACGGAATCTGTTCTACGCCTCGCATGGGTGGGTTCCCGAGCTGTGCGGGGAGGACGGGCGGCAGCATCGCGCGCCCCATCCGCCGCCGGACCCGGCCTCATCAGCATACCCCAAGCCATCGATCAGCAACCCTACCCGCCTCTCCCTCCCGGCGCTACCGCATCGGATGTGTAACAATCCGGGAAACCTCAGCGAGGAGGAGCCCGTTGACCAGAATCGGAGTCTTCGGATGGGGTGTCGTCGCGCCCCGATCACCGGATATCGACACCTTCGCCCACAACCTGGAAAGCAGCGAGAGCTGGCTCGGCCCGTTCAACGGGTTCGGCCGGGACAACTTCCTCGTCGGCCAGCCGGAGCTGCGCTTCCGCGACTATCGCCCCTGGGTCGACGAGCGGTTCAAGCCGAACCGCTTTCCTCAGCTGGACGAGAAGATGGACCGGCCGACCAAATACGCACTGGCCAGCTTCATCCAGGCGTTGAGTCAGAACCCGGGCATCGAGGACGAGCTGACCCGCCTGGGCACCGCCGCCCACGTCTACGTCGGCACCGGCATCGGCAATATCGCCACCATCCACGACGCCTCCCTCACCCTCCACCGTGCCCAGCGGAGCTGGAATCGCTTCTGGGCTCAGCCGGAGCGCAATCCGGCGCTGCGAGACTTCCTCGCCCACGGCACGCCGCCGGACGACCAGGAAATCCCCGCCGACCCGGAGCAGGCGCCGGTGGAAGAGCGAGACCTGGCGGAAGACGCCTGGTGGGCGTTCTGGGCCGATCGCTCGACCGAGCTAGGGGAGTATCTGACGGAGCTGGGGGAGATCGAATCCCTCTCCGTGGAAGGGGATGTGGAGGCGGGGAAGATCCGCCTGATGCGGGAGAAGCGGCGCCGCCAAAGCCGGCTGCAGAAGCGCTGGGAGGCTCCGGAGCCCCCGTGGCGGCAGGTCAGCGCCAACGTGATCTGGAATATTCACAACACGCCGGCCTCCCAGATCTCCATGCTCGGCCGCATCACCGGTTTGGCCTTCGCCCCGGTGGCGGCGTGTTCCACCTTCGGCGTCGGCCTCAAGCTGGCCATGGACACCATCCGCCGCGGCGAGGCCAAGGCGGTGGTGGTGGGCGCCACCGATCCGCCACCCCACCCGCTCATCGTCGGCGCCTTCTACGCCGGCCGGGTAATCAACGCCGACGGCGCCGTGTCCAAGCCCCTGGGCGGCCTACGAGGCACCCACGTCGCTGGCGGCGCGGTGGTGTGGATTGTCGGTGACTATGACCACATGACCGCCCGCGGCTTCAAGCCCCTGGGGATGGAGCTACTGGCCGCCGGCGTCAGCGCCGACGCGGACCACATCATCACCCCGTCCCAGGAAGGTCCCACGGAAGCCCTCCGTCAGGCCCTCGCCGGCGCCCACGTGGCGCCGGAGGACATCGCCTCCTGGGACCTCCACGCCACCGCCACCCCCGGCGACTTCCAGGAGATCTCCACCCTCCGCGGTGTGCTGCCGGAGAGCGTGCTGGTCACCGCCCGCAAGGGCACCTTCGGTCACGGCATGGCCGCTGGCGGCGGCTGGGAGCTCACCGCCCAATATCTCGGTTACCAACGCGGCCAGCTCTACCCCACCCCGCTGACGGAGGACGAGCTCAACCCCGCCATCGCCGAGGTCCACCGCCACTTCGTCTTCGACCAAGCCTGCGCGGCCCCGCCGGGGCCGGTGGGCAAGCTCTCCAGCGGCATCGGCGGCATCAACGCTTGTATCGTGTCGCGGCCTTGGGAGTGAGTCGCGTCAGCTAGGGCTCGCCGGCGCCAGCTCTTTCCGCGCCTCCTCCAGCAGCTCCACCGCGTAGTCGATGCCCCGCCGGGTGCGGGAGCCGTGCCAGGAGAGATCCTGGCCGTCCACCAGGCGAAAGCGGGAGGGCGGCAGGCCGGTGGCGGAGGCGATCTCGTCGATGTGCTTGTTCTCGAAGGGGAAGGGTTCGGAGGAGAGCCAGATGCGTTGCGGATCGGCGGTGCGAAGCTCCTCGGCGGTGACCGCCGGGTAGCGCTCTTCGTGGGTACCGAAAACGTTGCGGCCACCGGGCAGGGTCAGCAGAGCGTCAACAAACGTGTCGCCCCCGGCAGCCATCCAGGGCTTGCGCCAGATCAGATAGGCCCAGGAAACCTCCGGCCCCCGCTTCGCCGCTTCCCGAGCCGCTTCTGCCCGCGCCTCGATCTCGCCAGCGATCCTCTCCCCGGCCTCGGTACGCCCCACGGCCGCCCCGATATCGCACACCATGGCGGCAGTGTCTTCGACGGTCTGGGGCAGGTAGCTCCGGCAGGTGAGTCCCGCTTCGATGAGCGCCTCGGCGTCCTCGCGGCGGTTCTCTTCCTCGTTGAGCAAGACCAGGTCCGGCGCCAACCGAACGACCTCCTCCACCTTGGGATTCTTCGTCCCACCCAGCACCGGCACCGACTCCACGACGCCCTTGGGCTCAATGCAGTACCGCGTCCGCCCCACCACCTCCTCACCAGCCCCCAGATCGAAGACCAGCTCGGTGAGGCTCGGACAGAGGGAGATGATGCGCATGGGGCTAGTCTACGTGGTTTCGCGGCAGCAGCCTGGGAGCAGCTCGGGACCTGGTTGGAAGTGAGCGAGGACTCCGAGGCGCCCGCCGCAAGCGCGAGCCGCGGCAGGGAAACGCGCGGAACTGTCTGAACGAAGTGAGTTTTCCGCGCGCCGCCGCGGCTCGAAGTCTTGCGGCGGCCAGCAGCGCCGAGGCCCGAGCGAGCCCCAACCAGGTTTCTTGCTGCGGCCCGGGGAGGGTTGCTACTAGGCCGCCCGCACCTCCGACTCGTCCGCCGGGGCGAGCTCGGTGACGTCGGCGGAGGTGGGCTCCGCAGGGCGGTCGAGGCGGTTGCCTTCGACAATGTGGCGGGGTGGGGTTTTGAGGTCCCACACAATGCCCACGGCGGAAAGGGCCTTGAGGACGTAGTAGGAGATGTCCACCTCCCACCAATAGAAGCCCTGGCGCACCGACGACTTGTAGTAGTGGTGGTTGTTGTGCCAGCCCTCGCCGAGGGTGAGGAGGGCGAGGACGAAATTGTTGCGGCTGTCATCGGTGGTGGCGTAGCGGCGCTTGCCGATGAGGTGGGTGAGGCTGTTGATGGCGAAGGTGGCGTGCCAGGTGGCGACGGTGGAGATGCAGAAGCCCCACACGAAAGCCGGCAGGCCACCGAAGGCCAGCAGCAGGGCGCCCATGACCAGCGCCGGTACCTGGTGGTAGCGGTCGAGCCAGCGCAGCTCCGGGTATTTGGCGAAATCGGCGATGCGCTTCGTGTCGGTGGCCTCATAGTCGCCGCTCAGAATCCACCCCAGGTGGGACCAATACAGGCCGTCCTGGTGCGGGGAATGGAGATCCTCCGGCTGGTCGCTGTGGCGGTGATGGTGGCGGTGGTGGGCGGCCCACCAGAGAGGTCCCTTCTGGATCGACAGCAGGCCGAGCACCGCCAACACCGTCTGGAAGACACGGCTGGTCTTGAAGCTGCGGTGGGAGAAATAGCGGTGATAGCCGGCGGTGATGGCGAACATCCGGACCAGATAGAGCGCCACCGCCAGGCCCACCAGGCTCCAGGAGAAGGGCAGGAAGAAGGCGGCGATGCAGCCGAGGTGGATTGCGAGAAAGCCGGCGGCGTTGACCCAACCCATAGGGCTCAGGGGGCGGTCGGCGGAGTCGGAGAAATCAGCAGCTCGGGCCATGGAACAGACCTCTCGAAGGAATGAATGGTCGATACAACATTCGGTGCAACAGCGGACTTTGATTATCCGCGCCAGAGCGCCGTGGCGCTGTCAGGATGCGGTCAGGATGGGGCGGCGAGGCGGGGGAAGTGTCAGAGAAGTGTCATCGGAAAGCTTCGCGGCGGCCTCTCGTCTGTGCTTTGATCCTCCCTTGAGGCCTGAAGTGGTGGGGATCCACGGTAGGATGACGAATGATCATGGGCCGCCGAAGCTCCCTCTACATCGTTCTCAGCTATACCGTCTCGCTGCTCTTCACCACCCTGCTGCTGGTGATGTGGGTGATCTACGTATTGCGCGCCCAGGCGCGGATCAACGAGCTGGCGGCAGGGGTCGGGGTGAGCCAGGAGAATTTCCACTGGTGGATCCTCGCCGCCGGCTGCCTGCTCTTCGCCCTGGTCATCGCCGGCCTCACCCACCAACTGGCGCAGACCTTGTCGGCGCGCCGCTACTCCGCCAAGCAGGACGATTTCGTCGCCAGCATCACCCACGAGCTCAAATCGCCGCTGGCGGCCATTCGCCTGCACGCCCAGACTCTGCTGCAAAGCGACATCGACCGGGCGGAGCAGGAGCGCTTCCTGGGCTACATCGAGCAGCAGGCGGTGCGCATGGAAGGGCTGGTGGACAACGTGCTGGAGACCTCGCGGCTGCAGGCCCGGCGCGATCGCCTGCGCCTCGAGCCCCTGGAGCTGCGGCCGTTCCTCGAAGGCCACCTGGAGGAGGTGCGCGAACGCATCCAGAGCCAGGGACTGACCTTCTCCCCGAGCATCGACACCGACGCCTGGGTCTTGGCCACCGAGGATGCCCTCTACCGCATTCTCGACAACCTGCTGGAGAACGCCGCCAGCTTCTCCTCCCACGGCGGCGAAATCCGCCTGCTGGCTCAGGACGGCCCGCGGCGAACCGTCGTCCTGGCGGTGGAGGACGACGGCATCGGCATCCCCAAGAGCGAGCTGCGGCGGGTCTTCGACCGCTTCTACCAAATCGGCCGAGAGATCCGCGGCCGGCGCCGGGGCACCGGCCTTGGGCTGGCCATCACCCAGGGATTGGTGCGGGAGATGAACGGCACCATCAAGGCGGAATCGCCGGAAGGACGCCCCGGGGTGCGCTTCGAGGTCGTGCTGCCCCAGGTGGCGGCGTCCGCCCCAACAGCCTCGAACCTGAAGAACGAAGCAGAGGCAGCGAGGTAGGAGGACCGAGATGGAGGAGAAGCAGGACAGCCCGCGCATCCTGGTGGTAGAGGACGAGGAGGCCATCGCCCAAGGGCTGGAGTTCAACCTTCAGCGCAAAGGCTATCGGGTGGACGTCACCGGGGACGGCGCCGACGCTCTGGAGCGCGCGGAGCAGGAACACTACGACCTGATCCTCCTGGACGTGCGGCTGCCGGAGATGGACGGCTTCGCGGTGTGCACCGAGCTGCGCCGGCGGGAGGACTTCACCCCGGTGCTCATGCTCACCGCCCGCAGCCAGCCGGACGATGTGGTCTACGGCCTCAAGACCGGCGCCGACGACTATGTGACCAAACCCTTCGACCTGGCGGAGCTGCTGGCCCGGGTGGAGGTGTTGCTCCGCCGCAAGCAGTGGACGGCGACGGACGGCGACACCGACGATCAGGTGGAGCGCCTGGATTTCGGTAACTTCTGGGTCGACTTTCGCACCTGGCAAGCAAAGACCCGCCAGGGCATCCGGGAGCTCTCCCGCAAGGAGCTGGCGGTCATGAAGATGTTCGCCGAACGGCCGAGCCAGGTGATCAGCCGCCGCGAGTTGCTGACGGAAGTCTGGGACCTGCCCAACCATCCCAACACGAGGGTGGTGGACAACGTCATCGTGACCCTGCGCAAGGCCTTCGAGGAGAACTCCTGGCGCCCCCGCTTCATCCGCAACGTGCGCGGGGTCGGCTATCGCTTCGTGCCCTGAGGAAGCGATAGGATCATCCCCATGATTTTCTTCCGACAGGACGGCGACCTGGTGGTCACCACTCAGACCGACCATGCCTTCTTTTCCGGACAGCTGGCCGGCTTGTGGCGCGACGACGAGCTTCCCGACAACCCGCGGCGAGAGGAGATTCTCTTCGGTATTCGCGAGCACGACAACGGCTGGCGGGAAACCGATTCGGCTCCGTGGGTCAATCCGGAGAGCGGCGATCCCTACAGCTTTCTAGACATCCCCACGGAGATTCGCTTCGAAATCTGGCTACGGGGAGTGCAGCGCTTCGCCGACGAGCATGCCTACGCCTCGCTGCTCATCGCCCACCACGCCTCCGGGCTGCACGAGGACCATCGCCAGCACGAGGGCTGGGAGGCGTTCTTCGAACGTCTGGATGAGCTGCGCAAAGAGCTGACCCAGCGCTCCGGCGCGGATGCCATCACCGTGCGCCGGGACTACCGAATCCTCGAGCTCACCGATCTGCTGTCGCTGGCGGTGTGCAACGACTGGCGCGAGCCCATCGAGCGCGGCGGCCTGCGCTTCTCGGTGCGGCCGCCGGAGGAAGAAAGGGCGCCGGAGTCCAGCGGCCTGCCACTCCAGGAGATGGCCATCGAGCCCTTGCCCCTGGCCGGCGCCACCACCTTCGGCCTGCGCTATCGCCGCATTCCGGACCGCCCCTATCGCAGCGATGGAGATCTCGCCGGAGCCCTCGCCGAGGCCCGCTGGTTGGAGCGCAAGATCCGCGTCGTCTCCGGCTGACGGAGACGAAAAACGACCGGCGGCCCCACAAGGGCGTCGCCGGTCGTTTGCCTTTCCGCAGGAGGCTCGAAGGGGCGAGAGTCAGTCTTCCGGCTCGAGCTCTACGTCGAGGGTCTCTTCCCCCGCCTCCTCGACCTCGAAAACGATGGTCTGAGTCTCGTAGTCCGGGTGCACCACCTCCAGCTCGTGCTCACCGGCGTCCACCAGCAAGCCGGCGTGAAGGCGGCTCAGCTCATCCCCGGTGCCCAGGACGCGACCGTCCAGGTAGACCGAGGCGTCCCCGGGCTCCACCGTCAGATAGAGGCGGCTGGGCTCGGCGCGGGCGTCCCGGCTGTCGGCGGGGGCGTCCCGCCGCTCGCGGTAGGCCCGGGCTCGCTCCCGCCACTCCTCGTCCTCTCGGGCCAGAGCGTCCTGTCGCTCCTGCTCCCGTTGCGCGCGGCGGTCGCGGTTGACCGTGGAGGAAGCCGGCAGCTCCTCTGGCTTGATGGCTTCACCGGGGACCATGCGGTCCTCGATGTCGATGACCACGCCGGGCACGATGCTGTACTGGCGGGCGATGGTCTCGTAGCCCTCCCGGTAGATGACCACGTCGTAGGTGCCTTCCTCCAGCCACAAATAGGTCGGGAAGCCGTCGAAGTTGTCGGCGACGCCGATGCGCTGACCGTTGAGGAAGACCTCTGCTTTTTCGGGCCGGACATCGAAGTCCAAGGCGCCCAGGCCGTCGGCGGCGGAGTAGTAAACCCGCACCGGCGGACCGTAGTAGCCACCCCACCAATACGGACCCCAGCCCCAATAGAAGCGGGAGCTCCAATAGGGATAGTAGTGGTGGCTGCCCCAATAGGAGTAGTTGCGGTAGTGACCACCGTAATAGCCATGGCGGTCGCGATGGTCGCGGTATCTGCGGCTGTCACGGTCCCGGCGCGAGTAGTCGGATGCCGAGGACGAGCCCTCGTAGTTGCCCGGATTCCGCACTCGGGCGGAAGGCCGGCTGTCGCCCCGGCGGCTGGGCCGCGTCTGGGGCGTCGAGCGGGCCGAGCTACGGCCGCCGGAAGAGCGGCTCACAGAGCCCGAGCTCGAGCTGCGGCTGGAGCCTCGGGAGACGCTGGAAGAACCGCTGGAAGAGCCTCCCGAGGAACCCCCCTGAACCCGAGCGCTCTGGCCGCGCTGTGGCGTGTCGGCGGAAGCCACGGGGACATCCGCCAGGATCATCAGGGCCCCAGCCAGCAATCCGGCGACCAGGGGCCATCGCTTCATCATCTGTAGTCTCATCTTCAACCTCCTTCGGTGCTCGACCGTCGGGCTTCCACCTCGTGATGCCATCCGCGGTGAAGGCCCAAAATGTACTGGCCGCGCAACCATTCTTGCCATAGAGCCGGCATCTTCACAGGAGTATTTTGCAAGGTCCGGGCCAGGCCGCCGCGAAGCCCCTGAACCCAGCGGTTGAGAGGCGGCGGCGGCCCCTCCGGCCCGAGGCCCAAGAAGCTCGCCATCTCCGGGTGCCGCAGATAGAAAACCACCGCCGAGTAGCCCGCCTTCTCCTGTCGCTGGGCGAAGCGCGCAAGATCCGTCGGGTGGTCGTGGCAAACCACCGCAGAGGCTTCGTAGATCAGCCGCAAACCCCCGCGCCGCAGGCGATAGGCGGCCTCGATATCCTCCCAAGCGGCGTAGGGGAAGCCCTCGTCGAAGGGCTCGTCGAGCAGCCGTTGGCGATGCAGCGAGAGGTTAGAGGTGTAGAAGAAGTTGAACGGAACGTCGTCGGGGTCCTCGATCAACGCATAACCGAATTGCAGGCCGTATTCGTTGATGTAGTCGAGAAACGGGGTGAGGCGCATGCGCTGATGCCAGCGGGTGTAGCCGATGACCGCCAGCTCCGGCGAGTCTCCATGGCGCCGATGGGCCTCACGATGGGCCGCCAGCCATCCCGGGGAAGGGACGGTGTCGTCCCCAAGAAAGGCCACCCAGGGCCCGCGGGCGGCGGCGACGCCGCGGTTGCGGGCTCGCGCCGGGCCGGCGTTGGGTTGGTGCAGGACCTCGGCCGGCAGGGTGAAGCGACGCTGATCGAGCCAGTCGGCGGTACCGTCGGTGGAGCCGTCGTTCACCACCAACACCTCGAAGGGCGGCGCACCCTCCTGCGCTTCCAGCGCCGCCAGCACTTCCGGCAGCACGTCGATGCGGTTGTAGGTCGGTATGACGACCGAGACTTCAGGCTCCATCAGGGGGCTCCATCAGGGACCTCCACCGAGGGGCGCACTATCCGCGGGCTATCCTCGGGGAGACCGCGGCGGCGGCCGGCGAGAGGCCGTCAACCGCCGTATTTGATCGGATCACCCAACGCGTCCACCGAGAAGTTGGCCATGATCTGGTGGCCGTTGAAATCCAGAACGCGGATGTCCTCGGTACCGGAGAGGTCCGCGGCAATATTCTCGTAGGCTTCCGGGTAGCGAGCTTCCACGGCGTCGAGGTCGACGGTGTAGGCGATGAATTTGTCGATTCCCTTGTACCGAAGCTTCTGGACCAACCGCTCATCGGTGAGCTTGGGATAGGTAGAGAGCACCAGAATCGGTCCGGTGCCGGTGAAGATCAGGTACGAGCGCATCTTGGACTTGGGCATGGTCTCCTCGGGGGAAGTCCTCGGTGGATGAATTCGACCGAAGCTACCGCCGGTCGAATCGGGCTGTCAAGAAAGGCCACCAACACCTCCATGGTAGCGCGATGAGCGATGATAGACTCCATTTTTCGCGCCGCGAACGAGCTCCGGCGCACCCGGCCGCCCTCGGCGCCGAGAACGCGGACCACCGAATGCGCGAGAGCCCGGCCATCGAGGCCCGCGATGTCTCCGCTCCGCAACCTGCGGCTCACCCAACAAAGGAAAGACCCACGATGAGTCAGCCACGACAGCCCGCACCCGTGCGCCCGCGGCAGATCCTCTTCGAGGAAACTCCGGAGATTCACGCCACCGACGCTGGAGGCAGCTTCGCCTTCCCCTTGCGCAGCGGGGAGGAGACCTTTTTCACCACGGAAAGCTACGACGAGATGCGCTTCGTTTTCTCGCTCTGGCACCCGTCGTCGCGCCGAGCCATCGACCTGGACCGCGCCTATGTCGAGCTGCGAGCCTGCTTCGACCCGGATCACGAGCATTGGGTGAAGCTCGCCGAGATCGAGCCGGTCGTGGCCCCTTACGGTGGCGGCGATAGTTTTGACGGTTGGATCGTATTGCCGGTGCTGGCGACCCGCACCGCGTTCACGCTGGCGGGTAGCGGCTTCGAGAATCGGGCGCGGCTGCAAATCCGCGCCACCGCCTACTTGGTCGCGTGAGCGCTCCCGAGGGAACCGACCGGCGCCAGGCGCAGCCCGTCGGCACCCGAGGGAGGTTGGAGGAAGATTCGGTTATCGAGCGTCAATCAGCGGAAACCGCGCCGGAGCTCGCGGCGGAAGATGCCGAAGGCCTCCTCACCGTGGAGACAAACCACCACCTTCTCCAGCTTGGTACCACCCTGTAGGTAGCGGTGGACCTCGGTGAGCAGGATGCGGGCGCAGCGGTCCATGGGGAAGCCGAAAACGCCGGTGGAGATGGCGGGGATGGCGATGGATTTGAGACCATTGCGGTCCGCCAGAGCCAGGGCCGAGCGCACCGCCGATGCCAGCTTGCGGTCCTCGTCTCCTTCGCCCATCTGGGGGCCGACGGCGTGGATCACTTGCTGAGCTTTGAGCTCGCCGGCTCCCGTCATCACGGCGGTACCCACCGGGGTCTGGCCGATACGGTTGCACTCTTCCTGGATCGCCTCTCCGCCCTTTTCCAGGATCGCGCCGGCGACACCGCTCCCGAGCTGTAGATTCTCGTTGGCAGGGTTGACGATGGCCTCCAACTCGAGCTCGGTGATGTCTCCCTCGAGGAGCTCCAGTTGGGTTCCGTCAAGTTTAAGCCTTACGTGCAATTCAGACATAGGTTTGACACTCCCTCCAAACCATAATTATATCAAACGATTGCGCGGGGTTGCACACGGTCGAACAGGGCTTGCGTCTAGGGGTAGGTGGAGCCTCCGGATTTGGCCCCGTTCGAGCCCCCGCGCATACAATGGGCCCACCGGCGACAGCCATTTCATCCGTCGGCGAGGCTTCGACAGCCCCGGAAAAAGGGCCTACGGCGACGAGCCTCAGGAGGACATCTGACGTGGAAACACCCATCAAACCAATTCTACTGCTAGCCGACAGCCAGCTGCTCTTTTGGCGACAGGACGGCGAGCTCTTTCTCGGCCGGATCCGCGACCTGATCGAGGAGGACCGCCCCCGGGCCGCCTATTTAGGCGCCTCCAACGAGGACCGCCCGGAGTTCTACATGCTCTTCCAGGGAGCCATGGAAGGCGCGGGCATCGATGATTGCCGCATGATCCCCTCCGAGCCCAGCGAGGAGGACCTGGATTTCCTGGAGTCGGCGCACCTGATTCTGCTCGCCGGGGGGGACGCTCAGCGGGGCTGGAAGACCATGCAGGACAACGGCGTCACCCAGAAGATCATCGAGTGCTACTACGGCGGCGCTCTGCTCATTGGCGTCTCCGCCGGCGCGGTGCAGCTGGGACTCTACGGCCTCAAGGAGAAGGACGGCCAGCCGGTGGGCAGCTTCGAGACCTTCAAGCTGGTGCCCTACCTCATCGACGTCCACGACGAGCCGGAGTGGCCGCGCATGCACACCGCCCTGCCCAAGATCCGCGAGACGGTGCGGGGCTTGGGTATCCCCAGCGGCGGCGGCGCGCTGGTGCATCCGGATCTCACCGTCGAGCCCCTGCGCCATCCCCTCACCGAGTTCCACTATGACGAAGAGGCCGAGAGCCCTGAGG includes these proteins:
- a CDS encoding macro domain-containing protein, whose amino-acid sequence is MSELHVRLKLDGTQLELLEGDITELELEAIVNPANENLQLGSGVAGAILEKGGEAIQEECNRIGQTPVGTAVMTGAGELKAQQVIHAVGPQMGEGDEDRKLASAVRSALALADRNGLKSIAIPAISTGVFGFPMDRCARILLTEVHRYLQGGTKLEKVVVCLHGEEAFGIFRRELRRGFR
- a CDS encoding Type 1 glutamine amidotransferase-like domain-containing protein, with product METPIKPILLLADSQLLFWRQDGELFLGRIRDLIEEDRPRAAYLGASNEDRPEFYMLFQGAMEGAGIDDCRMIPSEPSEEDLDFLESAHLILLAGGDAQRGWKTMQDNGVTQKIIECYYGGALLIGVSAGAVQLGLYGLKEKDGQPVGSFETFKLVPYLIDVHDEPEWPRMHTALPKIRETVRGLGIPSGGGALVHPDLTVEPLRHPLTEFHYDEEAESPEESVVQALLFPPDGSEEEAAGDGSDQDEPPEEPLIPEIVH